The proteins below are encoded in one region of Candidatus Eisenbacteria bacterium:
- a CDS encoding glycosyltransferase family 39 protein codes for MEPPMVIESERIECDTASFGRSVALILLLALALRLLLFFLTLNYQPRYDENRYLELAGSLAAGEGFKTGDQLSARPPLYPFFLCGIQKLFGEGLVPIRLVQIFLSLIIVWAAMVLGRRVGGSRTGVWTGLIIAVYPEFVAFPILAFSENLYVPLLITALALLVSPTGNVSYRSLIVAGFMLGLSALSRSIAVPITLFSAAGMFVAGIRRDRFPLFRVALLLAVVFLVIAPWTIRNYRVLGSFILIDSHSAITLYTGNNPYIPDWYAEGPTTRRTVPEGEEFWREKLPSPGIGTEENRQALLRGLTIQYWKEHPGMAVRKSALKLARFIGGGDTGIRQVFTPKKRQAVLPPWLVLLNVFTVFVSILAFTGTVVASVTNRAWKSNGKELLAAFLLANLIIHVFVFAIARHRVPILPVLFVFSVRVLLSRRFVWSAFRKRAIGWALVACLWGFGILSLFVRS; via the coding sequence ATGGAACCGCCCATGGTAATTGAGAGCGAACGAATCGAATGTGATACAGCATCCTTCGGACGGTCGGTAGCGCTTATTCTCCTGCTGGCGCTCGCGCTTCGTCTCCTTCTCTTCTTCCTGACTTTGAATTATCAGCCGAGGTACGATGAAAACCGCTATCTTGAGCTCGCCGGGAGTCTGGCGGCCGGAGAAGGATTCAAGACCGGAGACCAACTCTCGGCGAGACCCCCCCTCTATCCCTTTTTTCTTTGCGGTATTCAAAAACTTTTCGGCGAAGGGCTGGTCCCGATCCGTTTGGTGCAGATCTTCCTGTCGCTCATCATCGTGTGGGCGGCCATGGTGCTCGGGAGGCGTGTGGGCGGTTCCCGTACCGGTGTCTGGACGGGACTCATCATCGCGGTCTACCCCGAATTCGTCGCGTTTCCAATACTCGCCTTTTCAGAAAATCTCTATGTCCCTCTTCTGATCACCGCCCTCGCTCTTCTCGTGAGTCCAACCGGAAATGTCTCTTATCGGTCGTTAATCGTTGCGGGCTTTATGCTCGGGCTTTCGGCTCTTTCCCGTTCCATCGCGGTCCCGATCACTCTTTTCTCGGCGGCCGGCATGTTCGTTGCCGGAATCCGAAGAGACCGTTTCCCGCTATTTAGAGTGGCTCTCCTCCTTGCCGTCGTTTTCCTGGTCATCGCCCCCTGGACGATTCGCAACTATCGGGTTCTGGGAAGCTTCATTCTGATCGATAGCCATTCTGCTATCACTCTCTATACCGGCAACAATCCCTATATTCCGGATTGGTACGCCGAAGGCCCCACGACCCGTCGGACGGTGCCGGAGGGAGAGGAATTCTGGAGAGAAAAGCTTCCTTCGCCCGGCATCGGAACGGAGGAGAACCGCCAAGCCTTACTTCGGGGGCTCACTATCCAATACTGGAAGGAACACCCAGGAATGGCGGTCCGGAAGAGTGCGCTCAAACTCGCGAGATTCATCGGGGGAGGAGATACGGGAATCCGGCAGGTGTTCACTCCGAAGAAGAGGCAAGCCGTACTACCTCCCTGGCTCGTGCTCCTGAACGTCTTCACCGTTTTTGTATCGATTTTGGCTTTTACCGGTACGGTAGTGGCATCAGTCACCAATCGTGCCTGGAAGAGTAATGGGAAGGAATTACTAGCCGCTTTCCTGCTCGCCAACTTGATTATCCACGTGTTTGTTTTCGCCATCGCGAGGCATCGCGTCCCCATCCTGCCGGTTTTGTTTGTGTTCTCCGTCCGGGTTCTCCTCTCCCGCCGTTTCGTTTGGAGTGCATTTCGGAAACGGGCTATCGGTTGGGCTCTGGTAGCATGTCTATGGGGGTTCGGGATCCTGAGCCTGTTT